A DNA window from Candidatus Syntrophosphaera sp. contains the following coding sequences:
- a CDS encoding carbohydrate-binding domain-containing protein — protein MIPSGTAYSPYISSNATCGAITVQSGATLTLPAVNVTVNNDENIYGSLIMNNSLGYLNNISFYNQYMATVLETNLTVKGNLWIGGAGLVAGPYTITVAGDWTNAAGPEDFWESSSRVVFNGSSHQYVTFSEDFHILEVNKSGGALRLNDSSTVVTCAQYDWTAGAVDVLQGTFTASYLIDNRIAGKWYLNAGGTINLTNSGTSRWVDFAGEIYIYGGEFNVFGGADNSYWCYSGTSKLTMSGGTLDFKNRGIKIWPDHTLDEAITGGTIRVNGPFVVLNTAFTPLRQHPGDVRWRGCRAVPCRRRQSAQPDDQQDQRQHRQRKLKPGHQRQFQPFVRLFRGPRRDERSQQLVQLRQPNRLNRRNGQGHL, from the coding sequence GTGATCCCATCCGGAACGGCCTACAGCCCCTATATCTCGAGCAACGCGACCTGCGGCGCCATCACTGTCCAAAGCGGCGCCACACTCACGCTGCCAGCTGTAAATGTAACCGTAAACAACGATGAGAACATCTACGGTTCCCTAATCATGAACAACTCCCTCGGCTACCTGAACAACATTTCCTTCTACAATCAATACATGGCGACAGTCCTGGAAACAAACCTGACCGTGAAAGGGAATCTCTGGATCGGGGGAGCGGGACTGGTCGCTGGCCCATACACGATCACGGTCGCCGGCGATTGGACAAACGCGGCGGGGCCCGAAGATTTCTGGGAAAGTTCGTCCCGGGTGGTCTTCAACGGCAGCAGCCATCAGTACGTCACTTTTTCGGAAGACTTCCATATCCTGGAAGTGAACAAGAGCGGCGGAGCTTTGCGCCTGAACGACTCCTCAACCGTGGTCACCTGCGCCCAATATGACTGGACTGCCGGCGCGGTGGACGTTTTGCAGGGCACCTTCACCGCCAGTTATCTGATCGACAACCGCATCGCCGGGAAATGGTATCTGAATGCCGGCGGAACGATCAATCTCACCAATTCCGGAACCAGCCGCTGGGTTGATTTTGCCGGCGAGATCTACATCTATGGAGGCGAATTCAACGTCTTCGGCGGAGCGGACAACTCCTATTGGTGCTACAGCGGAACTTCCAAGCTCACGATGAGCGGCGGCACGCTGGATTTCAAGAACCGGGGCATCAAGATCTGGCCCGATCATACCCTGGATGAGGCCATTACAGGCGGCACCATCCGCGTCAATGGGCCATTCGTGGTCCTGAACACGGCCTTCACCCCCCTACGGCAACACCCTGGAGATGTACGGTGGCGCGGATGTCGAGCTGTCCCATGTCGCCGGCGCCAATCTGCACAACCTGACGATCAACAAGACCAGCGCCAACACCGTCAACGCAAGCTCAAACCTGGACATCAACGGCAGTTTCAGCCTTTCGTCCGGTTATTTCGCGGCCCCCGCCGTGATGAACGTTCGCAACAGCTGGTACAACTACGTCAGCCCAACCGCCTTAATCGAAGGAACGGGCAAGGTCATCTTTGA